A region of the Zymomonas mobilis subsp. mobilis ATCC 10988 genome:
CTTTGGCTTCAACGGACTGCCTGAATTTCGGTAATCCTGAACGCCCTGAAATTATGGGTCAAATCGTCGGTGCGATTAAAGGAATCGGTGAAGCCTGCCGCGCCTTGGATATGCCCATCGTTTCAGGCAATGTTTCACTCTATAATGAAACACGTCAGGATGATAGTAGTAGCCTTGCTATTTTGCCCACGCCTACAATCGGTGGTGTCGGCCTTCTGCAGGATTGGCGGGATAGCACAACCATTGCCTTTAAAAATACCGGCGAAGAAATCTATCTGGTCGGTAATAGCGGCCAAGGCCATTTAGGTCAGTCGATCTGGCTGCGTGAAATAGCCGGTCGTGAGGAAGGTACCGCCCCATCCGTTGATCTGGCACAGGAAAAAGCCACGGGCGATTTTATCCGTGCTATGATTCAGGACGGAATGCTCTGCGCTGTTCATGACATCAGTGATGGTGGCTTGGCAGTTGCTTTGGCTGAAATGGCTTTGGCGGGTAATATCGGCGCTACTGTCGAAGCGCATGATAAAGCCATTGCAGAACATGCCTATTATTTCGGTGAAGATCAGGGACGCTATTTGGTCTCTTCGACCAATGCCGTAGCTTTGGTTTCTGCCGCTGAAAAAGCAGGTATTCCGGTATTCCGTTTGGGTGTCACGGGTGGCGATGCTGTAGTTTTAAACAGCCAGTCGGTTTCACTTGAAAAATTACGGAAATCTCATGAGGCTTTTCTGCCTGAATTGATGCAATAAATAGCCCTTAAAAACGGATATTAAAAAGGGCTTGGATTTTTCCAAGCCCTTTCTTTTTTCAATAACCAAACTTCAATTTTTACCCTGCATGGGGTCGGCCAATGCCATGATAAACCAGTCCAGCCTTTTTCGCTTCTTCTTCCGTGTAAATATTCCGAAGGTCGAGTAATAATGGTGTTTTCAGCAATCCGGCGATACGCTTCAAATCCAATGCTCGAAAAGCATCCCACTCTGTAACAATCACCAAAGCTTCGGCCTTTTCTGCGACTTTATAAGGCTCATCTTCAAAAACAACATTCGGCAATAACGGGCGCGCCTGCACCATACCTTCTGGGTCATAGGCATGAATAATCGCTCCCGCATCTTCTAATCCCTGAATAAGGGCTAAAGAAGGCGCATCACGCATGTCATCGGTATTTGGCTTAAACGTTAACCCTAAAAGACCAATTTTTTGGCCTCTCATATCTTTGCCAATCGCCTGTAAAACCTTCCGGGCCATCGCTCTTTTGCGAATATTGTTGGCGGTCACGACTGATTCCACCACACGCAGAGGGGTTGCAAAATTTTCGGCCGTTTTCAAAAGGGCTAAGGTATCTTTTGGGAAACAAGACCCTCCATATCCGGGGCCTGCATGTAAAAATTTGGAACCAATACGATTGTCCGCACCAATCCCACGGGCAACATCTTGAACATCCCCGCCAACCGCTTCACATAAATCAGCCATTTCGTTGATAAAGGTAATCTTCGTCGCCAAAAAAGCATTGGAAGCATATTTTATTAATTCAGCCGATCGACGACTGGTAAATAAAATAGGCGACTGGTTCAGATAGAGCGGCCTATAAATTTCCTGCATAATCTCGCGGGCTTCAGGATTTTCTGTCCCGATAACAATACGATCAGGACGCTTAAAATCGCCAATAGCCGCACCTTCCCGTAAAAATTCAGGATTAGATGCTACCCAGATTTTTTTATCAGGCGCAATTTCTCGGATAATACGCTCGACTTCGTCCCCCGTCCCCACAGGAACCGTTGATTTATCGACCACCACCGTATTGTCTGAAACAGAAGCGGCTATTTCTTTCGCCGCTGCAAAAACATAGGATAAATCAGCATGGCCATCGCCTCGACGTGAAGGTGTGCCCACTGCAATAAAAACCGCATCCGCGTCTTTAACAGAAGAAGCCAAATCGTTGGAGAAGGAAAGCCGCCCAGCCTTAACATTATTGGCAACCATATCCGCAAGACCCGGCTCATAAATCGGCATAACGCCTTTTTGTAATAGCGCTATCTTCTCTTGGTCATGGTCAACACAGATGACATTATGACCGAAATCAGAAAAACAGGCGCCGGAAACCAGCCCGACATAGCCGGAACCGATCATGGTAATGCGCATAAAATTCTTATCCTTCTCCAGACCTGAACGGATAGCGCCTTATTCAGGTTTTGCTCTTTAGTCTTTTGCTAAAGTCATTTTTCCAAGACGAGCATAAAAGGGCTGGAGATTTTTCAGAAAGCAAGAATTCCTCCCCTTCCGATCTATCTCCTAAAAAGCCCTCAAATCAGTTTATAAAAAGAAAACTGTGACAGGGATATGAATAGAAAGGATCAATCCCCTAGATATTCAGCCCAACAATGGGGTGTTTCATAAACGGTAACGGCCGCCAACAGCGGCAAATCATTTTTGATTTTACGCCATATCCACTGGGAAATATTTTCAGCTGTTGGATTTTCCAAACCCGGAATATCATTCAAACAATAATGATCGAGCTGTTTCAGTACAGGGCCAAAGATATGCTCGACATCAAAAAAATCGACAACAAAACCGGTTTCAGGATTAACGGCCCCTTCCAGTCGCAACTCAACCCGATAACTATGACCGTGTAACCGACGGCAACGATGGGTTTCCGGCACATGCGGCAGACGATGCGCGGCCTCGAAAGTAAAGGCTTGCGTGATTCTCATATTTTTCTCGTGTCAGGTTAGAAGTTGATTCTTCGGTGAATAACCGGAACTCTCAAAATAATATAAGCCTTATAGCGACAAATCCTCGGAATATGCGTCTTTTTTCACTTTAATTTAAATAAACTAAATATCAAACTTTTTATTGTGAAGGAAAAATGCTCAATAAAATTGCTAATGATAGTATTTTGCAATAGACAGCCCTAAAAAGCTCTGCTAGATTTCAAATACCCACTAAGAATGATGAAGGCAGGAAAATGCGGAATTTAATGTCACTTTTTGTTGCAGCGGGTATTTTGGCGATGGCACCGGCAAGCTATGCTCAGGCGTCCGCACCGAAATCAGCAAAAATGAAATGTCAGTGTCATTGTAAAAAAGGATGCTGTCATCACCATTCCGATCATCGAATGCATCATCACGATGAACCCAGTCCCAACACTCCAAAAACTGAAAGCTGATCTCTGATGTCCTAATTCTACCTTACCCTACTCTTTGCAGAATATAGTCAACCCGATAAAAGCCGGATATTTATATCCGGCTTTTATTGTTTCAGCACTTAGCCTGATAGATTATCTTCTAGAAGAAGGATCACTCTGGATTGATTTTTTCATCGACAAAAAGATCAGCTCATGACATTTTCTACACTGATCCTTTCAGGAGAATTTTTTAATGCGTATTCTGCTCTCAGCTTTAACCGCCTTGGCGGTTGTTACCACCACCGCCGCCCCTGCATTCAGCGCACCTTGCCGCGATGGTCGTGGCCGTTTTGTCAAATGCGACGCTAGAAGACCCCTCCCGCCAAAACGCTGCCGCGATGGCCGCGGTAAATTCGCCAAATGCGATCTTGGTCGTGATGGCGACCGTCGCGGGCCTCGTGATGATCGCGGGCCTGACAATCGCGGCCGTTAATCCGGCAAAGGGGCTGACCAAGGTCAGCCTCTTTTTTTACTCTTTATCCTCCATTCTTGGCGTAATTTCCAAGATGGGTGGTTCTTTGATCTCCTGTTCTTTGGTCTCAATATTCAATTCGCGAAATTTACGCGCCGTCACCAAAACACGGGATTCGAAAGAGCCGACAAATTTATTATAATTTTTAACGCTATTTTCTAAACTATTGCCCAAAGCCCGCATATGGGCATCAACCTTGGCAATGCGTTCATATAACTCTTTACCTAATTCACCGATTTTTCTTGCATTATGGGCAATATCCTCTTGCCTCCAAACAGCCGCTACCGTGCGGGCAATGGCAATCAAATTCGTTGGCGTTGCCAATAACACCCGCTTTTGAAAGGCATATTCCCATAGATTATGGTCTTGCTCCAAAGCAGCGGATAAGAAATGCTCACCCGGAATAAACATGATGACGTAATCGGGGGCTTCTTTGAACTGATCCCAATAATTTTTCTGGCTCAATCCATCAATATGCGCTTTGATTGCCTTGCTATGAGCTTGCAAATAAAGCTGCCTTTTATCCTCATCGACCGCATCATAGGCATCCTGATAGGCATTCAGGGAAACCTTGGAATCCACGACCAAAATCGAACCATTCGGGATTCGGATAATCGCATCTGGCCTTAACCGGCCTTTTTCACTATTAACGCTGACTTCGGTTTCAAAATCGACATATTCACTTAAACCACAGCTTTCCAAGACATTGCGAAGCTGCTGTTCGCCCCAACATCCACGCGCTTTTGGAGCCGTTCTCAACGCATTGACCAGCTTATTGGCCTCGTTTTTAACGGCTTCTTGTCCCTCTCTCATGGTAGAAACCAATGCCGTCAGACTACCATATTCCGTCTGTCTTAACTGCTCCGCTTCTTTTACCGAGGCTTCATAGCGTTTCAGACTGTCTTTTACGGGTTGTAATAATAATTCAAGCTTGGCCTCACCCTCGCGCTCGGATTTAGCAAAGCGCATCTGGGCTTGTTCCAAAAATTGGCCATGGGCTTTTTCAAGGGTTTTCGCCGCCAAACTATCAAATTTCTGCGACAGAGCGTCTTCCGTGGCCTTCAACTGTTCAATTTGTTGGCGATAAGCTTTTTCGCGCTCTTCTTCGCCACGCTTATTGGCAGCCTGCTCCGCCATCAATAGCGAAGCTTTTTCGCGCCAGCTTTCTACCGCCTGTTCCAAAGCCGGTATTCTTCTTGCCTGTTCTTCTGCTTTTGCCCCTTCCAAGACCCGTGCCTGCAAGCCATCTAAGGCTGTTTTTTGTTGCCGGATATACCAAAGAAGCGGCAAGCCTGCGATTATCAACCCGAATAAAAAAGCCAGAAAAGGCAAAAAAGCGGTCATTCTCTATCCATTTTAAAAAGAAGCCGGAAGGCAAAAACAAGGTTCAAGCTTTCCGGTCACAGGCTTCTTTTGATTCTCAGAAACTCAGTAGGAATCTTCCCGTAATTTCCGCTCTTTCAACAGTTTCTTCATCAACATGCCACGCTTCAACCGCGATAAATGATCAATGAATAAAATGCCTTCCAAGTGATCCATTTCATGCTGAAGACAGGTTGCCAACAAACCTTCAATCCGCTCTTCATGGAAATTACCGTCTCTATCCTGCCATTTGGCATTGATAACGGAAGGTCTTCTCACTTCGGCATATTGATCGGGGACAGATAGACAGCCTTCATTATAAAGGCGTTTTTCTTCGCCTTCCGGTGTCAATTCGGGATTGATAAAGACCATCGGGTTGCGCTTGGCTTCGCCACCTTCTTCGGGCTGCTGTAAATCAATTACCAATAATCTTTTGGCAACGCCGACCTGAATAGCCGCCAATCCGATGCCGGGGGCTTTATACATAGTTTCAAACATGTCATCGATCAGACGCTGCAAATTGTCGTCAAAGACTTCGACCACAGTCGATTTTTCACGCAAACGCGGATCAGGTACTTCCAGAATGGGCAATAAAGCCATAATTACTTTCTCAAAATAAAGGTCATGATACAGGTCGTCTGGCACGCAAAGCTTGCGCTAAAGTGCCATCATCTAAATAGTCAAGCTCCCCTCCTACAGGAAGACCATGCGCCAATTGGGTAATTCTTACCGGATATTTTTCTAAACAATCCGTTATATAATGCGCGGTCGTCTGGCCTTCTAACGTGGCATTCATGGCCAAGACAACCTCTTTAATTTTTCCCGATTGAACCCGCTTCACAAGGGCATCAATCGACAGATCTTCGGGCGTTATCCCATCCAAGGCCGATAACCGCCCGCCAAGGACATGAAAGCGTCCCGCAAATAGACGTGACCGATCAAGCGCCCATAAATCAGCAACCTCTTCAACCACACACAGCAAGGCATCATCCCGCTTGGGGTCGGAACAGATCGAACAAGGATTGCAGCTATCAATATTGCCACATTCGGGGCAGATAACCAGCGACTGCTGCACCTCATCCAAAGCCTGCGCCAGATTATAAAGTGCGGTTTCTCTCTTTTTAATCAGATACAACGCCGCCCGCCTTGCTGATCGCGGGCCCAATCCGGGCATAACAGCCAGACTCTTGATAAGATTTTCTATAGGAGAAGCAGACATCTTTTATCAGATAAACCTTTATACAAAAATCGGTAGGGGCTTTCCGGCAGATAAAAAGCCAAAAATGCGGTTATTTTTTAAGTATTTGTAAAATTACCGCTATTCACCGCTTGCAATATGCGGCCATGCGCGCTTTTTCTCGCAACATGAAAATTATTTTTATGGGAACCCCCGATTTCGCCCTACCGACATTAAACGCCTTGGTTGATGCCGGACATGAGATAGTGGCTGTCTATTCCCAGCCCGCCAGACCTGCCGGACGCGGCAAAGCACCCCGCCCTTCTCCGGTTGAAAAACGGGCAAGGGAATTGGGCTTAAATGTCTATACGCCTGTTTCTCTGAAAGAAGCCGAAACACAGAAAATATTTGCTGATCACCAAGCCGATGTTGCGGTTGTCGCGGCCTATGGCCTGTTATTACCCAAGGCCATTCTTGAAATGCCGCGCCTTGGTTGTTTAAATGTGCATGGCTCTCTTCTCCCAAAATGGCGCGGCGCAGCCCCTGTCCAACGGGCGATCCTTGCTGGTGATCAAGAAAGCGGCGTAACTATCATGCAGATGGATCGCGGCCTTGATACCGGAGCAATGCTCAAAATAGAAAAAACGCCGATAGCGGATAAAAATGCGGGTGCTCTTTCGGACGAAATTGCCCATATCGGGGCAAAATTGATGGTCGAAGTGCTGGCACAGCCGGAACAATATCCGCCCGTCAAACAACCGGAAAGCGGCGAAAGCTACGCCGCTAAAATTGACAAAAGTGAAGCCTTAATCGACTTTTCCAAAGGTGCCGTGCAGACTGAACGGCAAATCCGCGCTTTTGCCCCCAAACCTGGGGCATTCTTCCTTTATAACGAGGAAAGAATACGCATCTTGGAAGCCCATGTCCAAAATCAGGCCGGTGCCGTTGGTGAAACGCTCGATGATCATCTGTTAATCGGCTGTGGCAGCGATTCTCTCCAACCGGTCATTGTCCAGCGCGCCGGACGAAAAGCCATGAAACTGGAAGATATGCTGCGCGGTTTCGCCATTCCACGGGGAACGCGTCTTTCATGAATCGCTATCGCCTTACCGTCGAATTTGACGGCCGGAACTTCATGGGCTGGCAACGTCAAAAACATGGGGCAACCATCCAAGGCTCTATCGAAGAAGCGGGCGCCTCCATCGCTGGACAACCTACCCCCGTTCAGGCCGCAGGCCGGACGGATGCCGGTGTTCATGGTTTGGCGATGACCGCCCATATTGACGTTGCCCGTGATTTTACTCCCTTTCGGCTAATGGAGGCTTTAAACGCCCGTTTAAAACCGCGCCCGATTGCTATTCTTTCTTGTGAACAGGTCGATCCTGAATGGCATGCACGTTTCTCCTGTATTGGTCGCCGCTATCTTTACCGGATTATCAATCGTCGACCGCCTCTAACCTTGGAAGCCGGACGGGCTTGGCATGTGATAAAGCCGCTGGATGCCGAAACGATGGATATCGCCGCGAAAAGGCTTATCGGCCTTCATGATTTTACAACTTTCCGCTCGGTGCATTGTCAGTCAAAAAGTCCGGTTAAAACCCTCGATCACCTTGATGTCAGACGCATAGGCGACCAGA
Encoded here:
- a CDS encoding UDP-glucose dehydrogenase family protein; the encoded protein is MRITMIGSGYVGLVSGACFSDFGHNVICVDHDQEKIALLQKGVMPIYEPGLADMVANNVKAGRLSFSNDLASSVKDADAVFIAVGTPSRRGDGHADLSYVFAAAKEIAASVSDNTVVVDKSTVPVGTGDEVERIIREIAPDKKIWVASNPEFLREGAAIGDFKRPDRIVIGTENPEAREIMQEIYRPLYLNQSPILFTSRRSAELIKYASNAFLATKITFINEMADLCEAVGGDVQDVARGIGADNRIGSKFLHAGPGYGGSCFPKDTLALLKTAENFATPLRVVESVVTANNIRKRAMARKVLQAIGKDMRGQKIGLLGLTFKPNTDDMRDAPSLALIQGLEDAGAIIHAYDPEGMVQARPLLPNVVFEDEPYKVAEKAEALVIVTEWDAFRALDLKRIAGLLKTPLLLDLRNIYTEEEAKKAGLVYHGIGRPHAG
- the def gene encoding peptide deformylase, producing the protein MALLPILEVPDPRLREKSTVVEVFDDNLQRLIDDMFETMYKAPGIGLAAIQVGVAKRLLVIDLQQPEEGGEAKRNPMVFINPELTPEGEEKRLYNEGCLSVPDQYAEVRRPSVINAKWQDRDGNFHEERIEGLLATCLQHEMDHLEGILFIDHLSRLKRGMLMKKLLKERKLREDSY
- the recR gene encoding recombination mediator RecR: MSASPIENLIKSLAVMPGLGPRSARRAALYLIKKRETALYNLAQALDEVQQSLVICPECGNIDSCNPCSICSDPKRDDALLCVVEEVADLWALDRSRLFAGRFHVLGGRLSALDGITPEDLSIDALVKRVQSGKIKEVVLAMNATLEGQTTAHYITDCLEKYPVRITQLAHGLPVGGELDYLDDGTLAQALRARRPVS
- the fmt gene encoding methionyl-tRNA formyltransferase, with product MKIIFMGTPDFALPTLNALVDAGHEIVAVYSQPARPAGRGKAPRPSPVEKRARELGLNVYTPVSLKEAETQKIFADHQADVAVVAAYGLLLPKAILEMPRLGCLNVHGSLLPKWRGAAPVQRAILAGDQESGVTIMQMDRGLDTGAMLKIEKTPIADKNAGALSDEIAHIGAKLMVEVLAQPEQYPPVKQPESGESYAAKIDKSEALIDFSKGAVQTERQIRAFAPKPGAFFLYNEERIRILEAHVQNQAGAVGETLDDHLLIGCGSDSLQPVIVQRAGRKAMKLEDMLRGFAIPRGTRLS
- the queD gene encoding 6-carboxytetrahydropterin synthase QueD — protein: MRITQAFTFEAAHRLPHVPETHRCRRLHGHSYRVELRLEGAVNPETGFVVDFFDVEHIFGPVLKQLDHYCLNDIPGLENPTAENISQWIWRKIKNDLPLLAAVTVYETPHCWAEYLGD
- the truA gene encoding tRNA pseudouridine(38-40) synthase TruA, whose translation is MNRYRLTVEFDGRNFMGWQRQKHGATIQGSIEEAGASIAGQPTPVQAAGRTDAGVHGLAMTAHIDVARDFTPFRLMEALNARLKPRPIAILSCEQVDPEWHARFSCIGRRYLYRIINRRPPLTLEAGRAWHVIKPLDAETMDIAAKRLIGLHDFTTFRSVHCQSKSPVKTLDHLDVRRIGDQIEITAAARSFLHHQVRSMVGCLVLVGQGQWTADDMTTALEARNRAALGFNAPPDGLYFTQAIY
- the rmuC gene encoding DNA recombination protein RmuC, which gives rise to MTAFLPFLAFLFGLIIAGLPLLWYIRQQKTALDGLQARVLEGAKAEEQARRIPALEQAVESWREKASLLMAEQAANKRGEEEREKAYRQQIEQLKATEDALSQKFDSLAAKTLEKAHGQFLEQAQMRFAKSEREGEAKLELLLQPVKDSLKRYEASVKEAEQLRQTEYGSLTALVSTMREGQEAVKNEANKLVNALRTAPKARGCWGEQQLRNVLESCGLSEYVDFETEVSVNSEKGRLRPDAIIRIPNGSILVVDSKVSLNAYQDAYDAVDEDKRQLYLQAHSKAIKAHIDGLSQKNYWDQFKEAPDYVIMFIPGEHFLSAALEQDHNLWEYAFQKRVLLATPTNLIAIARTVAAVWRQEDIAHNARKIGELGKELYERIAKVDAHMRALGNSLENSVKNYNKFVGSFESRVLVTARKFRELNIETKEQEIKEPPILEITPRMEDKE